The Niallia circulans nucleotide sequence CTTGCTGCTGCCATTTACCTGAATTTCTTTACACACCATTATTGGATAGACATGCGCTGGTGGTTAACAGCTCTGGTAATTATCGTCTTTTGGAAATCTTGGGTAATATATGAGGTAGATGGAATAAAGCATAAGATGCCGCTTTCTTTATCGTTTGTGCTGATTGGATTTTTTATATGGGTAGCCGAAAATATCGCTACATTTTTCGGCGCATGGAAATATCCAAATCAAGCCGAAGCTTGGAGTCTTGTACATTTCGGGAAGGTGAGCTCATGGCTGTTATTAGTGATCGTCAGTTTTCTAATTGTCGCGACATTAAAGCAGGTGAAAGGAAAAATAGCTGAATAAGTTGATGGAAAAGCAACAGGTAAATGTTGCTTTTTTTTGTTGGTGGAAAGTTATTTCGTAATTTTTGATGAATTATTGTTTGTTATCATGAATTTTAGCTGGAAGGGCAAGATAAATTTGGATAAATCTTGGGGAAAATCAACTAAATTTTAGAATGTGATGGTGTTTGCAATGGTTTTTCATACATATGCATTTACGGCTGTTATTATCCTCTCTGCTATAGGGTGCGTATCAATTATTCGATTTGACTGGAAGCGTTATGGTCTTATTTACATCATCAGTGCGATTTCAGGTAATTTATTATGTTTTGCGTTAACGTATATAGGGTTCTATACTTTTTACAATTACCTTCTTGAGGATATTTTTATAACCCCAATATTGCTTGTATCGACGTTGTTTCCTTTGATCGCCTTAATCGGGATTAGGTACAGCCCTGAGCAATGGATTTGGAAGATTCCTTTTTATTGGGGAATTGTTCATTTAGGAGTTTTAGGGGAAGTGATTTTAAAGTACTCTGTTTTATTTAAATTTGAACCAGAGTGGGATTTATGGGACAGCTATACGTTATGGTGGATAAACTATTTATTGTTTGAATTGTTAGGAGGAAAAATCATTCCACCTGAAAGAAGAAATCCGCTAAAAGCCTCATCCTTTCGATATGGTGCATGGGCATGGATTGTTTTACACGTTATATTTATTACGACCATTTTTCTCGCAGGTGTATATGTAGGAGTAACTGTCTTTAAATAAATAGATAACTTGTTTCTTTAAAATAATTAAAGTACTCATAAATCTGACTCTATAAGGGTTTATGTAGTAATTGAGCTAACCTAACAAAGTTACGCTTGTAAAAAAAGATTGTCAGAAGTTAATAGAGCATGATACTATTAGTTAAAATTAATTCCCTTTAATCTGGTCCAGAGAGTCCAAAAAGGCGAAAGAGCGGTCATACATAATATTTATGTACAAGTATACCCTTTTGTCCTTTGGATGAAAGGGTATTTTTTATAACTATACTTTAATTAAGTCCTGTGAGGCTTGAAAGGAGAATGACAACATTGGATTATCGCAAAAAAACAGTAGTTGCATCAGTAGCTGGATTAACATTAGAGGGTATGGACATTATGTTTATTTCCTTTGCAATGTCGTTGATTATTGCAGATTTTCATATTGATATGACTGCAGGAGGACTTATTTCGTCTATTACCAATATTGGAATGTTAGCCGGAGGAGTAATTTTCGGGATTTTAGCAGATAAATTTGGGAGAGTAAAAGTTTTCACATACACGATTTTACTGTTTGCAGTTGGAACAGCGTTAACTGGGCTTGCACAAAATATTGAGCAAGTATACATCTTTAGATTTATTGCTGGATTAGGAGCAGGTGGAGAATACGGTATCGGCATGGCGCTTGTGGCAGAAGCATGGCCAAAGAATAAACAAGGACGAGCATCTTCCTATGTTAGTGTCGGTGCACAGTATGGAGTTATTCTAGCAGCATTGCTTAGTGCGATGATCCTTCCTGCTTGGGGATGGAGAGGATTGTTCCTAGTCGGTTTAGCACCGGTAATTTTCGCATTTATTGTTCGTAAAAAACTGGATGAGTCACCAGAATGGGTTGCGTCACAACAGAAAAAGCAGCCTGCACAAAAGAAAGAAGGCAAATTAAAGCAATTGTTTGCAACACCGAGAATTACAGCAACAACACTTGCGTTAGCAGTAATGGCTACAGTTCAAATCGCAGGATATAACGGCTTAATGATCTGGCTTCCATCTATGCTGCAGCAATCTCAAGGATTGTCCGTATCGAGCTCTGCCCTTTGGACAATCAGCACTGCCGCTGGAATGATTGCAGGAATGCTGACATTTGGACAAATTATAGATCGCCTTGGTATGAAACGTTCTTATGGAATCTTCTTATTCGCTTCAGCAATTGCCGTGTACTTATACTCCTTTGCGTCAGGAAGTATCGGTCTGTTAGTAGGGGGAGCAATTGTTGGCTTCTTCTCAAATGGAATGTTTGCAGGCTATGGGGCTTTAATAAGCAAATATTATCCAGTAGAAATACGCAGCACGGCTACAAATACGATTTTCAATTTTGGAAGAGCCTTAGGCGGCTTGTCTCCGATATTAGTAGGATATATTTTACAGCATTCAAATGTAGCAACAGCAATGGGATATTTAGCACTGCTTTATTGCATTTCCTTTGTAGCGATGATCAGCTTACAAAGAGGAAAAGGACATGTTGTCCAGTCTTTATCAAAAGCAGTATAATAATAATGAAAGACGCCATCCTCGGAACAAGAGAATGGCGTCTTTTTTGCGGTTTAGCTATGTCCAACTATTACATGTGGTATATATGGCTCTTCAAGGAAGGCTATTTCATCTGGAGTCAGTTTAAATGACAAGGCACCAGCAGCATCCTCAAGATGAGATAACTTTGTTGCGCCAATGATAGGAGCTGTAACCTGCTCCTTTTGCAGCAACCATGCAAGTGCAATGTTAATGCGAAGGACACCGTGCTTGTCTGCTAATGATGCAACACGCTCTATTACTAAGCGATCTGCGTCTGACGTCGCATCGTATTTTGATTTCTGAATCTGATCTGTTTCAGAGCGATGAGTTGTTATAGATAAGTCACGAGTTAATCGCCCTGATGCAAGGGGACTGTATGGTGTGACAGCGATATTTTCCTCCTTACAAAGCGGGAGCATTTCTCGTTCTTCTTCCCGGTAAATTAAATTTAGATGGTTCTGCATGGACACAAACTTTGTCCAGCCATGTTTGTCTGCAGTATGCAATGCTTTTTGAAATTGCCAAGCAAACATGGCAGAAGCACCAATATACCGGGCTTTCCCTGCTTTAACCACGTCATGTAGTGCTTTCATCGTTTCTTCAATCGGAGTGTTATAATCCCAGCGATGGATAATATAAAGATCAACATAATCCGTTCCTAATCTATTAAGGCTTTTATCGATTTCGTTCATAATGGCCTTGCGGGAAAGACCAGATCCATTAGGACCTGTATGCATTTGTCCATGGACCTTAGTTGCAATGACAACCTCATCACGATTTGCATAGTCCTTTAAAGCACGGCCAAGGTATTCTTCACTTGAACCAAGAGAGTATACATTTGCTGTATCAAAAAAATTAATTCCCATATCAAGAGCTTTTTTGATAACAGGGCGTGAGTTCTCTTCATTCAACACCCATTTATGCAGCCATTTACCTGCATCACCAAAACCCATACATCCAAGACATAACCGTGACACATCTAATCCTGTATTACCAAGCTTTATATACTCCATGTTAGAATCCTCCTTAAATAGGTTAGCCAATAAATTGGGCTGTGTTCATATGTTCATTATGTCATATAGAAGGAAAGAACCTTTAGCTTATTCCTATCAAGTGTTTGCCTAATCCGCTCAATTAAATAATACAACCAGCAGTTTAGCATCTGCTGTTTTCGAATTCCCTTTTCCGGAAAATTAGTCAATGACCGACCTGTAGCTAAAAGCAGTCAGGCAATTTGGCGATGTTTAACTCTTAAACAGGTGAAATCCTCGAAAATACCCATAGTAATAGCTAAATATATACAAGTGAAAAATAGGAAATATATCCCGTATTATTGCAAACTAGTAAACTTGTTATTGAAAGCGTATTCTTTTATAATTCAATATAAAGATATTGGAACTGTATTATTTATACATTTTGGTTACGGAGAGGAGTGATTTTGTGGATTTGACAAAATATCTGTCAGGAAAAATTTCTCTGAATGATTTTGTTCATCGTATAAACCAAAGTGGTGCAAGCTTTCATGTTCACTATTGGGGCGTAATGCCGAAGCATTATGACAATCAACTGCATAAGCATTCTTTTTTCGAGGTTTGTTTTGTTGTCGACGGAGAAGGCACTTATATGGATGAAAAATCCAATTACACTCTTCAAAAAAACTCGATTTTTCTATCAAGACCAGGAGTACTTCATCAGATAAAAAGCGAGCATGGCCTGTCATTGCTTTATGTTGCCTTTGAACTTGTTGATTCAGAGTCAAATGAAAGCTGGGTTCATATTATGAAATCAGCAGAAAAATGCGAGAAGGTTATTTTATATAATAATAGTGAAACAGAAACAGAGCTATTATGGAAGTCCCTGCTTATACAAGCTACAAGGCATAAACAACATTTCTTTGAAGAAATGCTCACTAATATCGCCGGCTCCCTTATTATCTCTATCCTTCAGGACTTCGTTCCTGACTTAAATAGGAATAATAATCAAAGGAATGATCCCGAACAGCATTCGGCATTCCTTACTCAAGCTCGACTCTATATTCACGATAATCTGTCTAACTGCTTAAAGCTGACAGAAGTAGCACGACATCTGCACATTTCAGGCAGACACTTATCGAGGATTTTTATGACAGAATTAGGGATAAGCTACTCTAAATATGTTCAAGATGAGAGGATAAAAAAAGCAAGTATGCTGCTTAAAAGAAGTGACTTATCCTTAAAGGAAATCGCTGAAGAAACAGGCTTCATGAATGTCCAGTACTTCACCAGAGTGTTCACCTCCATGATGCAAACCTCCCCAGGACGGTTTCGAACCATGTTTATTGATATACATACAACAACATATTCTGATACGTAACCTCCAGTTAACTGGGGGTTTTTATATTACCAAAAAAAGATGTCCTTAAAGTATAAAAAGATGTCTCTATAATTTAAATACTAATCTTTCCATTTTTAATATAATTACATACGTAGACAACGTAATAATCTTTTAAAAGCAGCAGATATTTTCTGCTAAATGTAAACGGATTCAATATGGTTTGAGATTAATGAAGGAGGAGAAAAGCAATGAAATTATCTTATGTAACAGACAGTCTAGCACATCTGCCTTTTGAGGAAATGCTTGATCAAGTGTCAGAGCTTGGCATTAATACAATTGAAATGACAACAGGAGGATGGTCTCCTGCACCGCATTTAAGATTAGATGAACTATTACAAAGTGAGCAAAAAAGAGCTGATTTCTTAGATAGTCTCGCAAAGCGCAATATTAGATTATGTGCATTAAACTGCTCTGGAAACCCATTAGATCCAGGAGAACTTGGAAAACAGCACAGAGAAATTACTGATAAAACGATGGAGCTTGCTGAACTGCTAGGAGTGAAAAAGGTTATCATGATGAGCGGCTTGCCTGCAGGAAGTCCTGAAGATAAAATTCCGAACTGGATAACGTATACGGTTAGCTGGCCGCCTGTACTTAAGGAAATCTTGGATTACCAATGGAATGAAGTAGCGATTCCATATTGGAAGGAGCTTGTTAAAAAAGCCGAAGCTTGTGGTGTTGAAAAAATTGCTTTAGAAAATTTCAGTTCCCAATTAGTGTATAACCCGCAAACACTGTTCAGACTGCGTGATGCGGTTGGACCAATGGTAGGGCTGAATCTTGATCCAAGCCATCTTATTTGGATGGGAGCAGATCCAATTTTGGCAGCGAGAGAATTGAAAGAGGCAATCCATCATGTCCATGGCAAGGATGTGAGGATAGAGAGACATTTATCTGCTGTTAATGGCATTTTGGAAACGAAAGAAATTACGGATGTTGCTAATAGAGCGTGGAACTATGTTGCAGTTGGCTGTGGGCAAGACTTGCAATGGTGGAAGGAGTTTTTCTCTGTTGTGAAGATGATGGGATATGACGGAGATGTTTCGTTAGAAATGGAAGACTTAACAATGTCAGTGGAAGCAGGCATAAAAACATCTATTGATGCATTAAAGCAAACACTTAGTTTCTAATTCATTTCCATGTCTTTGTAGTATAAAAAACAATAAGGAGTGTTCCTCATGTTAAATGGAGAGAAAAGAATTGCAAGACCGTTACGCTGGGCAATGGTTGGTGGAGGGCGACTTGGCCAAGTCGGCTACAAGCACAGAATTGGTGCATTGCGTGATAATACTGCCTTTCAATTAATTGCAGGAGCATTTGATATTGAGCCGGAGAGAGGCAAGGATTTCGGCGTGAATATAGGGGTTTCAGAAGGTCGCTGTTACCCTGACTATAAAACAATGTTTGCTAGTGAAGCACTGAGAGAGGACGGAATTGAGGTAGTTTCCATCGCCACGCCAAATGGCACACATTATGAAATATGTAAGGCAGCACTTGAAGCAGGCTTGCATGTTATTTGTGAAAAGCCGTTATTTTTTACTTCAGAGGAAGGCGAAGCAATTAAAGCACTGGCTAAGAAAAAAGATAAAATTGTCGGGGTAACATATGGTTTCTCTGGAAATCAGATGCTTCTGCAAATGCGAGCGATGATTGAACAAGGAAAAATTGGCGATATTCGCGTTGTTGATTTGCAATATACACATGGTTTTAATTCGAATGATAAGACGGACAAAACGAGCGATGCCCAAAAATGGCGGATTGATCCAAAGATTGCAGGAACAAGCTTTGTGTTAGGAGATTTGTCTACACATACTTACTATATGTCCCAATTAATCATGCCAGAAATGAAAATTGAAAGACTGCTTTGTGATCGTCAAAGCTTTATTGAAAGTCGTGCTCCCCTGGAGGATAATGCTTTTGTATTGATGCAGTATGAAAACGGGGCTGTTGGCAGACTTTGGACATCCTCCATTAATGCAGGCTGTATGGACGGCCACCGCATAAGAATAGTTGGAACGAAAGCGAGCCTGGAATGGTGGGACAGCAAGCCTAATGAGCTAAGGTATGAAGTGCAAGGTGAGCCAATTCAAACTCTTATTCGTGCTATGCCCTATTTGGATGAAGCCTGCATGGCGGATGAGCGATTAGGTGCACTCCATCAGGAAGGTCTGTCTGAGTCCTGGGCGAACATTTACCTGAAATTTGCAATCGCGATTGATGCGAAAAACCGCAAGGACGAAGAAACATTAAGCAACTTGGTATACCCAGATATTGATGCTGGAATTGCAGGTATCCGCTGGATTGAAAATTGTGTCCGATCTGCCGACAATGGTGCAGTTTGGGTAGAATTTGAAGCAAATAAACAACTATCCTCCACCAATTAATGAATTTCCTCGGGATCAATAAGGAGCTGATCCTGAGGAAGAGCGTTTATTCATTAGACTTGTAATGAAAGCGCTTTATATATTGATCATCAGGTAATCAGCAGGGATTTTACCAATGGCAATATCCAATATTGTATAAAAGGGGGAGTCAAGTATGGGAAATGTAAATATTTCTGAACAAACAGTTCAAGCGAATCGTCCTGAGCAAAAGGACCCGAAAAAGTTTTTGAAGCTAATAACAATCGTTTCAACCTTTGGCGGACTGTTATTTGGCTATGATACCGGGGTTATCAACGGGGCTCTGCCTTTTATGGCTCATGCAGATCAATTAAATCTTACTCCGTTCACAGAAGGGCTTGTAGCAAGCTCATTAGTATTAGGAGCTGCCTTCGGTTCCATCTTTGGAGGAAGATTGTCAGATACAAAAGGACGCAGGAAGGTCATATTATATCTTGCCGTACTGTTTTTCTTTTCTGCAGCCGGTTGTGTTATCGCACCTAATACATCTGTAATGATTGGCTTCCGCTTTTTGTTAGGTCTTGCTGTCGGCGGCTCTTCAGTCGTCATTCCCTCTTACTTGGCTGAAATGGCTCCTTCAGATAAACGTGGACGGCTTGTTACACAAAATGAATTAATGATTGTAACGGGGCAATTTCTCGCCTATATATTCAATGCATTAATCGGAAATATATTTGGAGATACAGGACATGTTTGGCGTTATATGCTAGTTATTGCTACATTGCCTGCAATTGCCTTGTGGATTGGTGTTCTTATTTTACCAGAAAGTCCAAGATGGCTTGCTTCAAAGGGCAAAATGGGAGAAGCACTGAAAATCCTTTTATCCAGCTTTAGTGCTAAAGAGGTGCGCAAGCTAAGAAGACGGATCGGCATGATTTTTCAAAACTTTAACTTGTTTACATCAAGAACAGTAGCTGGCAACATCGCCTATCCTTTAAAGCTCGCAGGCAAGCCAAAGGGAGAAATCAAGGCAAGAGTCGATGAGTTATTACAGTTTGTTGGACTGACAGATAAAGCGAACGATTATCCGGAACAGCTGTCTGGCGGGCAGAAGCAAAGGGTTGGCATTGCAAGAGCACTTGCTAATTCACCAGATATATTGATATGTGATGAAGCAACTTCGGCTTTAGACCCTGATACGACAAATGAAATATTGCGTCTGCTAAAAAAAGTAAACAAAGATTTAGGAATTACGATATTGCTGATCACACATGAAATGAATGTAATTCAAACGATTTGTGACAGAGTTGCTGTTATGGAGAATGGGGAAGTTATTGAATCAGGAAATGTATTTGAGACTTTTACGGACCCGCAGCATCCAACGACAAAAAGATTCATACAATCCGTACAACAGGATCGTCCGTCAGAATCCTTGCTACACCAATGGAAACAGAGTGGGGGTAAGAATTTGTATCGAGTCATTTTTAAGGGAGAGCTGGCTAATAGGCCATTGCTGTCACAAATTTCACGCAAGAACAATGTTGATGTCAATATAGTGTATGGTTCTGTGCAAGAGCTGCAAGAGAAGTTTTTCGGGAATTTACTTGTCTCCTTTGAAGGGGAAGCATCAGCTATCGATACAGTTATAGCTGAATTAGAACAAGAGGTCTCTATTGAGGAGGTGCTTATCGGATGAAGGTCGATTGGGCAACGTTTTGGCCGCGAATAGTAGATTCGACAGGCGAAACCATTTTAATGGTCATCATGACTTTGATTTTTGGTTCAATTCTGGGTATTTTGATTGGATTACTTTTATTTGTTACAAGAAAAGGAAACATTTTGGAAAACAAACTAGTTTTCCGATTGCTAAATTTACTTATTAATATTATCAGGCCTATTCCATTTATTATTTTCCTTGTTGCAATTAGCCCTCTAACTCGGTCAGTTGTTGGTACAACAATTGGGACATGGGCAGCGATCTTTCCAATGACAATAGCTGCATCGTTTGGAATCGCAAGGGTAGTAGAAAATAATCTTATTAGTATTGATCCAGGTGTGATTGAAGCAGCAAAAGCAATGGGTGCTAGCCCGTTCCAAATCATCTTTACTGTGTTAATACCAGAAGCACTCGGTCCGTTAATTCTCGGATTAACCTTTGTAACAATTAGCTTAATAGATTTTTCTGCAATGGCAGGGACAGTCGGCGGTGGCGGATTAGGCTATGTGGCAATGACATACGGCTATCAACGGTTTGATGGCAGTGTCATGCTCGTGACAGTCATCATTTTAATTTTGCTTGTTCAGGTAGCGCAATGGATTGG carries:
- a CDS encoding CBO0543 family protein, producing the protein MVFHTYAFTAVIILSAIGCVSIIRFDWKRYGLIYIISAISGNLLCFALTYIGFYTFYNYLLEDIFITPILLVSTLFPLIALIGIRYSPEQWIWKIPFYWGIVHLGVLGEVILKYSVLFKFEPEWDLWDSYTLWWINYLLFELLGGKIIPPERRNPLKASSFRYGAWAWIVLHVIFITTIFLAGVYVGVTVFK
- a CDS encoding MFS transporter, producing MDYRKKTVVASVAGLTLEGMDIMFISFAMSLIIADFHIDMTAGGLISSITNIGMLAGGVIFGILADKFGRVKVFTYTILLFAVGTALTGLAQNIEQVYIFRFIAGLGAGGEYGIGMALVAEAWPKNKQGRASSYVSVGAQYGVILAALLSAMILPAWGWRGLFLVGLAPVIFAFIVRKKLDESPEWVASQQKKQPAQKKEGKLKQLFATPRITATTLALAVMATVQIAGYNGLMIWLPSMLQQSQGLSVSSSALWTISTAAGMIAGMLTFGQIIDRLGMKRSYGIFLFASAIAVYLYSFASGSIGLLVGGAIVGFFSNGMFAGYGALISKYYPVEIRSTATNTIFNFGRALGGLSPILVGYILQHSNVATAMGYLALLYCISFVAMISLQRGKGHVVQSLSKAV
- a CDS encoding aldo/keto reductase; the encoded protein is MEYIKLGNTGLDVSRLCLGCMGFGDAGKWLHKWVLNEENSRPVIKKALDMGINFFDTANVYSLGSSEEYLGRALKDYANRDEVVIATKVHGQMHTGPNGSGLSRKAIMNEIDKSLNRLGTDYVDLYIIHRWDYNTPIEETMKALHDVVKAGKARYIGASAMFAWQFQKALHTADKHGWTKFVSMQNHLNLIYREEEREMLPLCKEENIAVTPYSPLASGRLTRDLSITTHRSETDQIQKSKYDATSDADRLVIERVASLADKHGVLRINIALAWLLQKEQVTAPIIGATKLSHLEDAAGALSFKLTPDEIAFLEEPYIPHVIVGHS
- a CDS encoding AraC family transcriptional regulator; this translates as MDLTKYLSGKISLNDFVHRINQSGASFHVHYWGVMPKHYDNQLHKHSFFEVCFVVDGEGTYMDEKSNYTLQKNSIFLSRPGVLHQIKSEHGLSLLYVAFELVDSESNESWVHIMKSAEKCEKVILYNNSETETELLWKSLLIQATRHKQHFFEEMLTNIAGSLIISILQDFVPDLNRNNNQRNDPEQHSAFLTQARLYIHDNLSNCLKLTEVARHLHISGRHLSRIFMTELGISYSKYVQDERIKKASMLLKRSDLSLKEIAEETGFMNVQYFTRVFTSMMQTSPGRFRTMFIDIHTTTYSDT
- a CDS encoding sugar phosphate isomerase/epimerase family protein encodes the protein MKLSYVTDSLAHLPFEEMLDQVSELGINTIEMTTGGWSPAPHLRLDELLQSEQKRADFLDSLAKRNIRLCALNCSGNPLDPGELGKQHREITDKTMELAELLGVKKVIMMSGLPAGSPEDKIPNWITYTVSWPPVLKEILDYQWNEVAIPYWKELVKKAEACGVEKIALENFSSQLVYNPQTLFRLRDAVGPMVGLNLDPSHLIWMGADPILAARELKEAIHHVHGKDVRIERHLSAVNGILETKEITDVANRAWNYVAVGCGQDLQWWKEFFSVVKMMGYDGDVSLEMEDLTMSVEAGIKTSIDALKQTLSF
- a CDS encoding Gfo/Idh/MocA family protein; amino-acid sequence: MLNGEKRIARPLRWAMVGGGRLGQVGYKHRIGALRDNTAFQLIAGAFDIEPERGKDFGVNIGVSEGRCYPDYKTMFASEALREDGIEVVSIATPNGTHYEICKAALEAGLHVICEKPLFFTSEEGEAIKALAKKKDKIVGVTYGFSGNQMLLQMRAMIEQGKIGDIRVVDLQYTHGFNSNDKTDKTSDAQKWRIDPKIAGTSFVLGDLSTHTYYMSQLIMPEMKIERLLCDRQSFIESRAPLEDNAFVLMQYENGAVGRLWTSSINAGCMDGHRIRIVGTKASLEWWDSKPNELRYEVQGEPIQTLIRAMPYLDEACMADERLGALHQEGLSESWANIYLKFAIAIDAKNRKDEETLSNLVYPDIDAGIAGIRWIENCVRSADNGAVWVEFEANKQLSSTN
- a CDS encoding MFS transporter, with the protein product MGNVNISEQTVQANRPEQKDPKKFLKLITIVSTFGGLLFGYDTGVINGALPFMAHADQLNLTPFTEGLVASSLVLGAAFGSIFGGRLSDTKGRRKVILYLAVLFFFSAAGCVIAPNTSVMIGFRFLLGLAVGGSSVVIPSYLAEMAPSDKRGRLVTQNELMIVTGQFLAYIFNALIGNIFGDTGHVWRYMLVIATLPAIALWIGVLILPESPRWLASKGKMGEALKILLSSFSAKEVRKLRRRIGMIFQNFNLFTSRTVAGNIAYPLKLAGKPKGEIKARVDELLQFVGLTDKANDYPEQLSGGQKQRVGIARALANSPDILICDEATSALDPDTTNEILRLLKKVNKDLGITILLITHEMNVIQTICDRVAVMENGEVIESGNVFETFTDPQHPTTKRFIQSVQQDRPSESLLHQWKQSGGKNLYRVIFKGELANRPLLSQISRKNNVDVNIVYGSVQELQEKFFGNLLVSFEGEASAIDTVIAELEQEVSIEEVLIG
- a CDS encoding methionine ABC transporter permease, whose product is MKVDWATFWPRIVDSTGETILMVIMTLIFGSILGILIGLLLFVTRKGNILENKLVFRLLNLLINIIRPIPFIIFLVAISPLTRSVVGTTIGTWAAIFPMTIAASFGIARVVENNLISIDPGVIEAAKAMGASPFQIIFTVLIPEALGPLILGLTFVTISLIDFSAMAGTVGGGGLGYVAMTYGYQRFDGSVMLVTVIILILLVQVAQWIGNTLSRKIMRR